Within the Nitrospira sp. genome, the region ACGTCAAGAGCAGTACGTATTATGCCAGCATTGCGTTCGCCTCGAAGGGACTTCACCGGACCTTGGATGCCAGACCCAGCGATGCCATTGCCTTGGCACTGAGGGCCGGCTGTCCGATTTATGCCACACAGGATGTCCTGAACCGGCGCACCGCCGTGCATCTGGACGCGTGGATCAATAGACTCGATACCAATAATACAGAAACTCAACAGGCGTGAGGCCTGACACCTCACATTAGAATCTTATCGTGCAGGAGTAGATGGAGACCATGACAAAAACGTATCTCGAGAAACCCGCTAATGTGCAACGCAAATGGTACCTCGTGGACGCCGAGGGAAAGACGCTTGGCCGCCTCGCGGCCAAAGTCGCCACCGTGCTGCGAGGCAAGCATAAACCGACCTTTACTCCCCATGTCGACACAGGCGATCATGTCGTCATTGTCAACGCGGAGAAGGTCGTGCTCACCGGCAACAAGATGGAGAATAAGACCTACTCAACTCACAGTGGATTTCCCGGTGGATTGAAGACGCTCACCGCAGAGCACATTCACCGCAAGGACCCGACCAAACTGTTGACGAAGGCCATTGAGGGCATGTTGCCTAAGAACCCCCTCGGTAACCACATGGCCAAGAAATTGCGCGTGTACGCTGGCGCAGCGCACCCGCACCAAGCACAAAAACTAGAATCACTCGCATTGTGATTCTCATTCTTCGAAATCGATCAGTGAAGGAGACCGCCTGATATGGCAGCAATGACGCAGTACGCAACCGGAAAAAGAAAAAGCGCGATCGCGCGCGCATGGGTCACCGCAGCGGCGGGTGACATCGTCGTCAACGAGAAACCATTGGAGCAGGCGTTCCCCCGCCCGACCCTGCGGAATGTGATTCAGTTTCCGTTCGAGTTGGCCGGAGTAGCCGGCAAGTATTCCGTCCGCGCCACCGTCTATGGTGGTGGCCCAGCAGGCCAGGCCGGAGCACTCCGCCATGCCATCTCGAAAGCGCTGGTCATCATGAGCGCGGCCTTCCGCGGTCCCATCAAGAAGGAAGGCCTCCTGACCCGCGATTCTCGCGTGAAAGAACGGAAGAAGTACGGACAGAAGGGTGCCAGAAAGCGCTTCCAATACTCGAAGCGGTAACGATCGACTGGAGCGACAGGGTTCTAAAAGGGAAGGCTCCGCAGCCTTCCCTTTTTTATTGGCGCGCCCACACGGCGGGCAACAATGTGTGACGCGTCGGGAGGCGAAGATGGCATCGGTACGAGTTGCGGTAGCAGGGGCCAGCGGATATACCGGGGCCGAGTTGGTGCGGCTCCTCTCTCAACATCCTCATGTACAACTCACAGCAGTCACTTCAGAAAAGTCAGCCGGTGCGGCTATCTCTGCCGTGTATCCTCACCTGCAGGGAGTCGTGAAACTCTCATTCGAAGCGTTGGCGCCGGAAGCCCTGGCGGAGCGGGCCGATGTTCTGTTTCTTGCGCTCCCCCACACGAAATCCATGGGTCCCGTAGCAACCTGCATGAAAGCCGGCAAACGTGTCATCGATTTGAGTGCCGACTTCCGGCTCAAAGATTCCACCACATATGAAACCTGGTACCAGACTGCACATGCGCAACCCCATCTCATCAAGGAGGCCGTGTATGGCCTGCCGGAACTTCACCGGTCTGCCATCGCACAGGCCCGACTCGTGGCTTCGCCTGGATGTTACCCCACGGCCGCGATCCTGCAGCTGGCACCCTTGATTGCGCATGGATTAGTCGCGGCCGACAGCATTGTGATCGACGCAAAATCCGGCATCTCCGGTGCAGGACGGAGCCCTGCCCTACCCTATCACTTCCCCGAAGCGCATGAATCATTGGAGCCTTACAAGATCGGGCAGCATCGGCACATCCCAGAAATCGAGCAGGAACTCACCGGATTGGCGGGCACAAAGGGACGAACGGCTGAGACTGCACAGGGTCCCGTGACCGTGGCCTTCACACCACATCTGGTGCCGATGAATCGAGGTATCCTCAGCACCGCCTATGCGCGAATGAAGACACAGCCCGATGTTGCTGAGCTGCGGAATCTTTATCGGGAGTTTTACAAGGGCGAGCGCTTTGTGCGACTGCTCGAAGGAGCCATGCCGAATCCCCGCCACGTGCGAGGCGCCAACTATTGCGACATCGCTGTGCATACGGATCGTCGGGCCGGCTGGGTCGTCACTGTGTCGGCCATTGATAACCTGATTAAAGGAGCGGCCGGACAGGCCATTCAGGCGATGAACCTCATGCTGGGTTATCCGGAAGAAACCGGGTTGGTGGCGCCGGGCATCTACCCCTAGCACGCACATGCACGACCACCTCCTGGCGAGTCACTCTCACTTCACATAGGAAGAGCCATGAAGACAATTTCTGGAGGCGTGACTGCGCCAATCGGTTTTCGAGCCGCCGGAGTCTATAGCGGCATCAAAAAGAAAAAAAAGAAGCAACTCGACCTGGCCCTGCTCGTGTCGGACCAAGAAGGTCCCGTAGCCGGAGTCTTTACGAAGAATCACGTTGTCGCCGCGCCGGTCATCCTCGATCGACTGCATCTGAAGCGAGGCCTGGGCCGCGCATTTCTCGTCAACAGCGGGAACGCCAACGCCTGTACCGGACCGGAAGGCATGCAGGCAGCCAAGGAGATGGCGCAACTGGCGGCGACAGCTCTGAACTGCGCCACGCACACCATCTTTGTCGGTTCGACTGGAGTCATCGGACAGCCGCTTCCGATCGCATGCATCCGGGAAGCGCTGCCTGCGCTGGCCGCTCGCTTGACACGCCGGGGCGGATCCGAAGCGGCCTCGGCGATCATGACCACCGACCTCAAACCCAAACAAGTCGCCGTCCGTGCGTTACTCGGTGGAAAAATGGTGACTGTCGGCGGCATGGCCAAAGGCTCGGGCATGATTCATCCCAACATGGCCACGATGCTGGGATATGTGACCACCGATGCAGCCATCGGGCAACGCGCCCTTCAAGCAGCGCTTCGACAGGCGGTCGATCAATCCTTCAATTGCATCACGGTCGACGGCGACACGAGCACCAACGATACGGTGCTCTGCCTGGCAAACGGAATGGCAGGCAATCAGACACTCAAACCGGGATCGGCCGACTTCACACGCTTCTGCGCAATGCTTGAAGAGGTGTGCCGCACCTTGGCGCTAAAAATCTGCTGGGATGGCGAGGGTGTCACCAAAGTCGTACGGGTGGAAGTTACAGGAGCCGCTACGAACAAGGCCGCGAAACAACTCGCGCAAACGGTCGCGACCTCGAATCTTGTAAAAACCGCACTCTTCGGGGGCGATGCCAATTGGGGCCGCGTCATGGCCGCGCTCGGACGCGCCGGCGTGCCCATCGATCCCTCCCGCATCAGCCTGAAATTTGGAGGGATCCCGATGGTGCGCAAGGGACAAGGACTGGGGCGCGCAGCCGAACGGGCACTGACCAAGGTCTTCAAAGCCAAAGAGTTCACGATTCTCATCGATCTGGCCCAAGGCAAGGCCGGGGCACACATGTGGACCACGGATTTGTCCTACGAATATGTGCGAATCAACGCGAGTTATCGCTCGTAAGGGGCCACGCGCGGTTGCAAAATCTCGGCCACTATGCTAGCGTTCGTGCGTTTCGCGCAATGAACGGTTCGTCCCATTGTTCGCCGCGCGGCATTCAAAATCAGGGACAACTTATTTAAATCCGCACCAGCGTGATGCGCACGCTGCGCAGCCTGAGAATAAGGGGGACATCCCCCTCGCCGTGAGCTGTTGCCAGGCGCTCTGCAGGCTTCGGAGGGAGGTGAAGGTATGGGAGTAGTTGCGATTAAGGAATTACTGGAAGCCGGCGTCCATTTCGGGCACCAGACCAACCGTTGGAATCCGAAAATGAAGCGGTTTCTGTTCGGAGAACGTAACGGCGTCTACATTATCGACCTTCAACAAACGGTTGAACGCATGGAGCAGGCCTATGCCTTCGCTCGCGACACCGTGGCAGCCGGTGACTCCGTCCTGTTCGTCGGCACAAAGCGCCAAGCTGCTGAAATTCTGGAAGAAGAGGCCAAACGCGCCAACCAGTTCTATATCAACCAGCGCTGGCTGGGCGGCATGCTGACCAACTTCCAGACCATCCGCCGCAGCATCGACAAAATGAAGAAGATGGAAGCGACCCTCGCTGACCCGACTCATCAGGGCCACACGAAAAAAGAGCTCGGGCAGATGCAGAAGGAAGTCGTCAAACTGCAGAAGAACTTGTCCGGTATTCGCAACATGCGGGCCCTGCCCGGCGCCGTCTTCATTCTGGATACGCGCATCGAGCACATCGCCATCCTCGAGGCCAGCCGGTTGGAAATTCCCGTGATTGCGATCGTCGATTCAAACTGCGATCCGGATCACATTCAATATCCCATTCCCGGCAACGACGACGCGATTCGTTCCATCAAGCTGATTATCTCCAGAATTGCGGACGCCTGCCTCGAAGGCGCCCATCTGCGCACCCAGCAGGAAGAGACGGAATTCGCATCGGCACCGGCCGGCGGCGCGGCCAAACCTGCGCCCAAACTGGCCGGCGTGTCCGCATCCTAAGGGCCGCATCTCGCACGATGACATTGTTCTATTCGATTAACTGAGGAAGCCATGGCAAGTTTGAGCGAGCTGGTGAAAGAGTTGCGTGAAAAGACCGGGGCCGGCATTCTGGATTGCCAGAAAGCCTTAACCGAAAACGGAAACAGCATCGATAAAGCGATCGACTACCTTCGACAGAAGGGCTTGGCGGCAGCGCAGAAAAAGGCCGGACGGGAAACCAACCAGGGCTTGATCCACGCGTACATCCATGCCGGCGGAAAAATCGGCGTACTCATCGAAGTGAACTGCGAAACCGATTTCGTGGCGCGCAATGAGCAATTTAAGGCCTTCGTCAACGATCTCGCCCTGCAGGTGGCGGCCGCAAGTCCCTCCTACGTAAGGCGGGAAGAAATCGCCGCCGATGTGGTGGCGAAGGAACGAAGCATTTACGAAGGGCAAGCCAAGGAACTGGGGAAGCCGCCGGCCGCCTGGCCGAAAATCGTCGAAGGCAAACTCGAAAAGTTCTATCAAGAGAATTGCTTGCTCGAACAGGGGTTCATCAAGGATCCGTCCGTCGTGATCAAGGATCTCCTGGCGCAACAAATTGCTACCATCGGCGAGAACATGAACATCCGCCGATTTACACGATTCCAATTAGGCCAAGCATGAGTTCTGCTCATTACCGCCGCATCCTGCTGAAAGTCAGCGGAGAAATGCTGGCCGGTGAGCAGGGCTATGGCATCCAACCCTCGATTCTCGAAGGTCTGGCGGAAGAAATTGCCGACGTCGTCGCGATGGACGTCGAAGTCGCCGTCGTCATCGGCGGCGGCAATATCTTCCGCGGCCTGGCCGCCAGCGCCCGCGGTATGGAGCGCGCCTCCGCCGACTACATGGGTATGCTTGCCACCGTACTCAATGCGCTCGCACTTCAGAACGCGCTGGAAGGCCGCGGCGTGAGCACTCGTGTCCAATCCGCGATCGAAAT harbors:
- the rplM gene encoding 50S ribosomal protein L13, producing MTKTYLEKPANVQRKWYLVDAEGKTLGRLAAKVATVLRGKHKPTFTPHVDTGDHVVIVNAEKVVLTGNKMENKTYSTHSGFPGGLKTLTAEHIHRKDPTKLLTKAIEGMLPKNPLGNHMAKKLRVYAGAAHPHQAQKLESLAL
- the rpsI gene encoding 30S ribosomal protein S9 — encoded protein: MTQYATGKRKSAIARAWVTAAAGDIVVNEKPLEQAFPRPTLRNVIQFPFELAGVAGKYSVRATVYGGGPAGQAGALRHAISKALVIMSAAFRGPIKKEGLLTRDSRVKERKKYGQKGARKRFQYSKR
- a CDS encoding N-acetyl-gamma-glutamyl-phosphate reductase, with translation MASVRVAVAGASGYTGAELVRLLSQHPHVQLTAVTSEKSAGAAISAVYPHLQGVVKLSFEALAPEALAERADVLFLALPHTKSMGPVATCMKAGKRVIDLSADFRLKDSTTYETWYQTAHAQPHLIKEAVYGLPELHRSAIAQARLVASPGCYPTAAILQLAPLIAHGLVAADSIVIDAKSGISGAGRSPALPYHFPEAHESLEPYKIGQHRHIPEIEQELTGLAGTKGRTAETAQGPVTVAFTPHLVPMNRGILSTAYARMKTQPDVAELRNLYREFYKGERFVRLLEGAMPNPRHVRGANYCDIAVHTDRRAGWVVTVSAIDNLIKGAAGQAIQAMNLMLGYPEETGLVAPGIYP
- the argJ gene encoding bifunctional glutamate N-acetyltransferase/amino-acid acetyltransferase ArgJ; translation: MKTISGGVTAPIGFRAAGVYSGIKKKKKKQLDLALLVSDQEGPVAGVFTKNHVVAAPVILDRLHLKRGLGRAFLVNSGNANACTGPEGMQAAKEMAQLAATALNCATHTIFVGSTGVIGQPLPIACIREALPALAARLTRRGGSEAASAIMTTDLKPKQVAVRALLGGKMVTVGGMAKGSGMIHPNMATMLGYVTTDAAIGQRALQAALRQAVDQSFNCITVDGDTSTNDTVLCLANGMAGNQTLKPGSADFTRFCAMLEEVCRTLALKICWDGEGVTKVVRVEVTGAATNKAAKQLAQTVATSNLVKTALFGGDANWGRVMAALGRAGVPIDPSRISLKFGGIPMVRKGQGLGRAAERALTKVFKAKEFTILIDLAQGKAGAHMWTTDLSYEYVRINASYRS
- the rpsB gene encoding 30S ribosomal protein S2, producing MGVVAIKELLEAGVHFGHQTNRWNPKMKRFLFGERNGVYIIDLQQTVERMEQAYAFARDTVAAGDSVLFVGTKRQAAEILEEEAKRANQFYINQRWLGGMLTNFQTIRRSIDKMKKMEATLADPTHQGHTKKELGQMQKEVVKLQKNLSGIRNMRALPGAVFILDTRIEHIAILEASRLEIPVIAIVDSNCDPDHIQYPIPGNDDAIRSIKLIISRIADACLEGAHLRTQQEETEFASAPAGGAAKPAPKLAGVSAS
- the tsf gene encoding translation elongation factor Ts, with amino-acid sequence MASLSELVKELREKTGAGILDCQKALTENGNSIDKAIDYLRQKGLAAAQKKAGRETNQGLIHAYIHAGGKIGVLIEVNCETDFVARNEQFKAFVNDLALQVAAASPSYVRREEIAADVVAKERSIYEGQAKELGKPPAAWPKIVEGKLEKFYQENCLLEQGFIKDPSVVIKDLLAQQIATIGENMNIRRFTRFQLGQA